A genomic region of Persephonella marina EX-H1 contains the following coding sequences:
- a CDS encoding ammonium transporter produces the protein MNIRLLALFSSLIPAVSFAEEAKLDTGDTAWMIVATAFVVLMSIGGLTLFYGGMTRTKNILNTVMMVFLAYATATVVWVLWGYSLAFTDGEGAIYSFVGDLSKILLSGISYTDLSGTYPEFVFIAFQGTFAAITVALISGAAIERMKFSTWLIFVVLWVTAVYAPIAHVVWGGGFLFDAGALDFAGGTVVHINAGVAGLVLAILLGKRKDYGKTAILPSSVILTLVGAALLWFGWFGFNAGSAFGANDVAGVALLTTNVATAMGVISWTLTEWIVAKKPTLLGAASGAIAGLVAITPAAGFVDAKGAIIIGLVAGVVGWFGVFVLKKALGYDDSLDAFGIHGLAGIWGAIATGFFALQSLAWDGSPLKDNGDRIAQIMVQIESVVFTIIYTAIATAVVYLIASVLTKGGRVDDETETMGLDEAVHGERGFNL, from the coding sequence ATGAATATCAGATTATTGGCTCTTTTCAGCAGTTTGATTCCTGCAGTATCTTTCGCTGAAGAGGCGAAACTTGATACAGGTGACACAGCATGGATGATAGTTGCTACAGCATTTGTTGTTCTTATGTCCATAGGTGGTCTTACACTTTTCTACGGGGGAATGACAAGAACAAAAAATATACTTAACACAGTTATGATGGTTTTCCTCGCCTATGCAACAGCCACTGTAGTATGGGTCTTATGGGGATACTCACTTGCGTTTACAGATGGAGAGGGAGCTATTTACAGTTTTGTTGGTGATCTCAGTAAGATACTCCTCTCAGGTATAAGTTATACAGATCTTAGCGGAACATATCCGGAGTTTGTTTTTATAGCATTTCAGGGAACATTTGCTGCAATAACTGTAGCCCTTATATCCGGTGCTGCTATTGAAAGGATGAAGTTCTCAACATGGCTTATATTTGTTGTTTTATGGGTTACTGCTGTTTATGCTCCTATAGCCCACGTTGTCTGGGGTGGTGGTTTCCTTTTTGATGCTGGAGCTCTTGATTTCGCAGGTGGAACTGTTGTTCATATAAATGCAGGGGTTGCAGGACTTGTTCTTGCTATTCTTCTTGGAAAGAGAAAGGATTACGGTAAAACAGCTATCCTTCCTTCTTCGGTGATCCTCACATTAGTTGGAGCTGCTCTCCTGTGGTTTGGATGGTTTGGTTTCAATGCTGGTTCTGCTTTTGGAGCGAATGATGTTGCAGGTGTTGCACTTTTAACTACAAATGTTGCAACAGCTATGGGTGTTATCTCATGGACATTAACAGAATGGATAGTGGCTAAAAAGCCTACACTTCTCGGTGCTGCTTCAGGTGCGATTGCTGGACTTGTTGCCATAACACCTGCTGCAGGTTTTGTTGATGCTAAAGGTGCCATTATAATAGGTCTCGTTGCTGGTGTAGTTGGATGGTTTGGAGTTTTTGTTCTCAAGAAGGCTCTTGGTTATGATGACTCCCTTGATGCTTTTGGTATTCACGGACTTGCTGGAATATGGGGTGCTATAGCAACAGGATTCTTTGCTCTCCAATCGCTTGCATGGGATGGAAGTCCTCTTAAGGATAATGGGGATAGAATAGCACAGATAATGGTTCAGATAGAGTCTGTAGTGTTTACTATTATATATACCGCTATTGCTACAGCTGTTGTTTACCTTATAGCTTCTGTTCTCACTAAAGGTGGAAGGGTTGATGACGAAACAGAAACTATGGGTCTTGATGAAGCTGTCCACGGTGAAAGAGGATTCAACCTTTAA
- a CDS encoding P-II family nitrogen regulator produces the protein MKKIEAIIKPFKLDEVKDAVSEIGTFGITVTEVKGFGRQKGHTELYRGAEYVIDFLPKIKIEIVVDDSMVEKVVEAIMNAARTGKVGDGKIFITPVEDAVRIRTGERGVEAL, from the coding sequence ATGAAAAAGATTGAGGCTATTATCAAGCCTTTCAAACTTGATGAAGTAAAGGATGCTGTTTCTGAGATAGGAACATTCGGTATCACAGTTACTGAGGTTAAAGGTTTTGGAAGGCAGAAAGGACATACAGAACTCTACAGGGGAGCTGAGTATGTTATTGATTTCCTTCCAAAGATAAAGATTGAGATCGTTGTTGATGACTCAATGGTTGAGAAGGTTGTTGAGGCTATTATGAACGCTGCAAGAACAGGAAAGGTAGGTGATGGAAAGATATTTATAACACCTGTTGAAGATGCTGTAAGAATAAGAACGGGAGAGAGAGGCGTTGAGGCTCTTTAA